One part of the Alistipes onderdonkii genome encodes these proteins:
- a CDS encoding lipopolysaccharide biosynthesis protein, producing MDGQLRDKVASGVAWSMAEKVGTMLLQLAVSLTILRLLNPAIMGVIAIPTAFLAVAIVIADSGFSQALIRKGTPTADDYKSVFAFNVGVALVLYGVLVALAGSIARFYDMPEITRIAPVFFLQLPLSAACAIQNTIFVRTFRFALLSKVTFASWFIAGMVAIGLALAGFGIWCIVVQRVLQASVRALLLWWLSDWRPCGKCSRRPLREMAPYSFSLLATDFISTLYNKVPQIFLGKLYPQETLGSYEQAVKLKDQPATSAMQAVQNVTFPALAKIKDDAPKLAESYRQIVMVVAYAMFPVMLGLSAIAEDMFAVFLGGEWMATVPYFEAVCLAGLFYPLGLVAYNVLKVKSGGALIVKLEVAKKVMMSVVFAVTIPVSVQAVIWGLVVIAFCEMAINFFATTRFTSFGAGRFVRTVLPMLLVAGAMYALVRVTALAVPGNALLRLLAEVAAGVVSYVLLSALFRLEAFREVVALARRQFIRK from the coding sequence GTGGACGGGCAGCTCAGGGATAAGGTAGCCAGCGGCGTGGCGTGGAGCATGGCCGAGAAAGTCGGTACGATGCTTCTCCAGCTGGCCGTGAGCCTTACGATCCTGCGGCTGCTGAACCCCGCCATCATGGGTGTGATCGCGATCCCGACGGCCTTCCTTGCCGTGGCGATCGTGATTGCCGACAGCGGCTTTTCGCAGGCGCTGATCCGCAAGGGGACACCTACGGCCGACGATTACAAATCGGTCTTCGCCTTCAACGTCGGGGTTGCGCTCGTGCTTTACGGGGTGCTGGTAGCGCTGGCGGGGAGCATCGCGCGGTTCTACGACATGCCGGAAATCACGCGGATAGCACCGGTATTCTTCCTCCAACTGCCGCTGAGCGCCGCATGTGCGATCCAGAATACGATTTTTGTCCGGACATTCCGCTTCGCACTGCTCTCGAAGGTCACCTTCGCCTCGTGGTTCATCGCCGGGATGGTGGCCATCGGCCTCGCATTGGCCGGGTTCGGGATCTGGTGCATCGTGGTGCAGCGCGTATTGCAGGCCTCCGTGCGGGCCTTGCTGTTGTGGTGGCTGAGCGACTGGCGTCCCTGCGGGAAGTGCAGCCGGCGGCCGCTGCGCGAAATGGCGCCGTACAGTTTCAGCCTGCTGGCTACCGATTTCATCTCGACCCTCTATAACAAGGTGCCCCAGATATTTCTCGGGAAACTCTATCCGCAGGAGACACTCGGCTCGTACGAGCAGGCCGTCAAGCTGAAAGACCAGCCGGCGACTTCGGCCATGCAGGCCGTGCAGAACGTGACCTTCCCGGCGCTGGCCAAGATCAAGGACGACGCGCCGAAACTGGCCGAAAGTTACCGGCAGATCGTCATGGTCGTGGCCTATGCCATGTTCCCCGTGATGCTCGGCCTGTCGGCCATCGCCGAGGACATGTTCGCCGTCTTCCTGGGAGGGGAGTGGATGGCGACGGTGCCTTATTTCGAAGCGGTATGCCTGGCCGGGCTTTTTTACCCGCTGGGGTTGGTGGCCTACAATGTGTTGAAAGTCAAGAGCGGCGGTGCGCTGATCGTAAAACTGGAGGTCGCCAAGAAGGTGATGATGTCGGTGGTATTCGCCGTGACGATTCCGGTCAGCGTCCAGGCCGTCATCTGGGGGCTGGTGGTGATCGCCTTCTGCGAGATGGCGATCAACTTCTTCGCCACGACCCGTTTCACGTCATTCGGCGCAGGACGCTTCGTGCGCACGGTGCTGCCGATGCTGCTCGTGGCCGGGGCGATGTACGCTCTCGTGCGGGTTACGGCGCTGGCGGTGCCGGGCAATGCGTTGTTGCGGTTGCTGGCCGAAGTCGCCGCGGGCGTGGTCAGCTACGTCCTGCTTTCTGCACTGTTCCGGCTCGAAGCCTTCCGCGAGGTGGTCGCACTGGCCAGGCGCCAGTTCATCCGCAAATAG
- the aroQ gene encoding type II 3-dehydroquinate dehydratase, producing the protein MKILILNGPNLNLQGRRDTGVYGTRTFETFFGELEALYPAVGFGYFQSNLEGELIDAVQQADGTYDGVVLNAGGYTHTSVALRDAVSAVSVPVVEVHISSILAREEFRHVSLLAPVAVGSIMGFGLDSYRLGVEALLLRGRE; encoded by the coding sequence ATGAAGATATTGATTCTCAACGGCCCGAACCTCAATTTGCAGGGGCGGCGCGATACCGGGGTCTACGGCACCCGGACTTTCGAAACCTTTTTCGGGGAGCTCGAAGCACTCTATCCGGCCGTCGGGTTCGGTTATTTCCAGTCCAACCTCGAAGGCGAGCTGATCGACGCCGTACAGCAGGCCGACGGCACCTACGACGGTGTGGTGCTCAATGCCGGCGGATATACCCATACGTCGGTGGCGCTGCGCGATGCGGTGTCGGCGGTGTCGGTGCCGGTCGTCGAGGTGCACATCTCGTCGATCCTCGCGCGCGAGGAGTTCCGCCACGTCTCGCTCCTGGCTCCCGTGGCCGTGGGCTCGATCATGGGTTTCGGGCTGGATTCCTACCGGCTGGGCGTCGAGGCCCTGTTGCTCCGCGGCAGGGAGTAA
- the pyk gene encoding pyruvate kinase, protein MYRMKKTKIVATMSDFRCTEEFVKNLFDAGMDVVRVNSAHVSEEGATHIVETVHRVNPAIPIMIDTKGPEIRVTTIADEYGNSINFRPGDRVAVRGSDGSDKTTRKVVYMNVPNIVDDIPVGARMLIADGELEIRVVGKTAEELTCEFVVGGAMRSRKSVNVPSVSINLPSVTEKDRRFIEWAVKNDVDFIAHSFVRSAKDIKAVQDILDAHGSKIKIISKIENREGLDNIDEIIEASYGIMVARGDLGVELPAEAIPNTQRRIVEKCICAKRPVIIATQMLYSMVKSPRPTRAEVSDVASAIYERVDAVMLSDETAMGDFPVESVETMARIAREIERDETHFKPMIDMDMVSVNHEITAQLARSAVRASTNLPIKYVVLDTKTGRTGRYLAAFRGQKTVMAVCYQLHAQRILALSYGVVPILRNQELKDRYHFLIDALEVIEQHQKLDGQDLLAIVGGSFGPDGGASYVEIANVLNIRKRNEEIVAAQKS, encoded by the coding sequence ATGTATAGAATGAAAAAAACCAAGATCGTCGCAACAATGTCGGATTTCCGTTGCACCGAAGAGTTCGTGAAAAACCTTTTCGATGCCGGTATGGACGTGGTTCGTGTCAATTCGGCGCATGTCTCGGAAGAGGGCGCTACGCATATTGTCGAGACCGTACACCGCGTTAACCCGGCCATCCCGATCATGATAGATACGAAGGGCCCCGAAATCCGTGTCACGACGATCGCCGACGAATACGGTAACAGCATCAATTTCCGGCCGGGCGACCGTGTCGCCGTGCGCGGCTCGGACGGCAGCGACAAGACGACCCGCAAGGTGGTTTACATGAACGTCCCCAATATCGTGGATGACATTCCCGTCGGGGCGCGGATGCTGATCGCCGACGGCGAACTGGAGATCCGTGTCGTGGGAAAGACCGCCGAGGAGCTGACCTGCGAATTCGTCGTGGGTGGCGCCATGCGTTCGCGCAAGAGCGTCAACGTGCCGTCGGTGTCGATCAACCTGCCTTCGGTGACGGAGAAAGACCGCCGGTTTATCGAGTGGGCCGTGAAGAACGACGTGGATTTCATCGCACACTCGTTCGTGCGCAGCGCCAAGGATATCAAGGCCGTGCAGGACATCCTCGATGCCCACGGCAGCAAGATCAAGATCATCTCGAAGATCGAGAACCGCGAAGGGCTCGACAACATCGACGAGATCATCGAGGCGTCGTACGGCATCATGGTGGCGCGCGGCGACCTGGGGGTGGAGCTGCCTGCCGAGGCGATTCCCAATACCCAGCGGCGCATCGTCGAGAAGTGCATTTGCGCCAAGCGCCCGGTAATTATCGCCACGCAGATGCTCTATTCGATGGTCAAGAGCCCGCGTCCGACGCGCGCCGAGGTGAGCGACGTGGCGAGTGCCATTTACGAGCGCGTGGACGCCGTGATGCTGAGCGACGAGACGGCGATGGGCGACTTCCCCGTGGAATCGGTGGAAACGATGGCCCGCATCGCCCGCGAGATCGAACGCGACGAGACGCATTTCAAACCGATGATCGACATGGACATGGTCTCGGTGAACCACGAGATCACGGCGCAGCTGGCACGTTCGGCCGTGCGTGCCTCGACCAACCTGCCGATAAAATATGTGGTGCTCGACACCAAGACCGGCCGTACGGGCCGTTACCTGGCTGCATTCCGCGGGCAGAAAACCGTGATGGCCGTATGCTATCAGCTGCATGCGCAGCGTATCCTGGCCCTGTCGTACGGCGTGGTGCCGATCCTGCGCAACCAGGAGCTGAAGGACAGGTACCACTTCCTGATCGACGCGCTGGAGGTCATCGAACAGCACCAGAAGCTCGACGGGCAGGACCTGCTGGCAATCGTGGGCGGCAGTTTCGGCCCCGACGGCGGTGCGTCGTACGTCGAGATCGCCAATGTCCTCAATATCCGCAAGCGTAACGAAGAGATCGTTGCCGCGCAAAAATCTTAG